The following coding sequences are from one Cercospora beticola chromosome 4, complete sequence window:
- a CDS encoding uncharacterized protein (SMCOG1010:NAD-dependent epimerase/dehydratase~antiSMASH:Cluster_12) codes for MEAAGAGFQSGGSLESRFFIDDGCWRDAPILTGQTSFEPLPDVHNILVTGGEGFIASYLIRHLVTKYPSSYNIISFDKLDYCSSLNNSRLLDSFPNFRFYHGDIMSQSDVLKCLQTYKIDTIFHLAAQSHVDLSFGNSFTFTHNNVMGTHVLLESAKVTESVRRFYHISTDEVYGEVPKGEAELHEESPLHPTNPYSASKACAEMMVRAYVKSFALPVVMIRLNNVYGPHQFPEKIIPKFINLLQRNKPLFIHGKGDNSRRYLYAGDAADAFDTILHKGTMGEIYNVDSKDEIENLELAKKLCKAFGIEDFEKHIQYTRDRPFNDCRYAVNGDKLAKLGWKQRVSFEEGLAQCVEWYQKFPTWWGDIDRILTPFPELRSTTADGPAADGVCEVGTGSAGAVRQAGAGAQLYDPASAGKKLKEWNGVVNKVSACSNGMGVNGGAVLKKRKADVLDDAE; via the exons AtggaagcagcaggagcaggctTCCAAAGCGGCG GCAGTCTCGAATCCcgcttcttcatcgacgaTGGCTGCTGGCGCGACGCCCCCATCCTAACCGGCCAAACCTCCTTCGAACCACTCCCCGACGTCCACAACATCCTCGTAACCGGCGGCGAAGGCTTCATCGCCTCCTACCTCATCCGCCACCTCGTAACAAAATACCCTTCATCATACAACATAATCTCCTTCGACAAACTCGACTACTGCAGTTCCCTCAACAACTCCCGCCTCCTCGATTCCTTCCCCAACTTCCGCTTCTACCACGGCGACATAATGTCCCAAAGCGACGTCCTCAAATGTCTCCAGACCTACAAAATCGATACGATTTTCCATTTGGCCGCACAGTCTCATGTAGACTTATCTTTTGGGAATTCGTTTACTTTCACGCATAACAATGTCATGGGGACGCATGTTTTGTTGGAGAGTGCCAAAGTTACGGAAAGTGTGAGGAGGTTTTATCATATTAGTACTGATGAG GTCTACGGCGAAGTCCCCAAAGGCGAAGCAGAATTGCACGAAGAAAGCCCTCTTCATCCAACGAACCCTTACTCAGCAAGTAAAGCCTGTGCCGAGATGATGGTGCGAGCTTATGTGAAGAGCTTCGCGTTGCCGGTCGTCATGATAAGGCTGAACAATGTTTACGGTCCACATCAA TTTCCAGAAA AAATCATCCCCAAATTCATCAATCTCCTCCAACGAAACAAACCCCTCTTCATCCACGGCAAAGGAGACAATTCGCGACGGTACCTCTACGCAGGAGACGCAGCCGATGCCTTCGACACAATCCTGCACAAAGGAACAATGGGTGAGATCTACAACGTCGATTCCAAAGACGAAATCGAAAACCTCGAACTCGCAAAGAAATTGTGCAAAGCTTTCGGAATAGAAGATTTCGAGAAACATATCCAATACACTCGAGATCGACCGTTCAATGATTGTCGGTATGCAGTGAATGGGGATAAATTGGCGAAATTGGGTTGGAAGCAGAGAGTTTCGTTTGAAGAAGGGCTTGCGCAATGTGTGGAGTGGTATCAGAAGTTTCCGACGTGGTGGGGGGATATTGATAGAATTTTGACGCCGTTTCCTGAATTGAGGAGTACGACTGCGGACggtcctgctgctgatggaGTGTGTGAAGTTGGCACAGGGTCTGCGGGTGCGGTTCGGCAGGCTGGGGCTGGCGCTCAACTCTACGATCCTGCCAGTGCGGGAAAGAAGCTAAAGGAGTGGAATGGGGTTGTTAACAAGGTCTCGGCCTGCAGTAATGGTATGGGTGTCAATGGAGGGGCAGTgttgaagaagcgcaaggccgaTGTCTTGGATGATGCTGAGTGA
- a CDS encoding uncharacterized protein (antiSMASH:Cluster_12), translating into MEQEKKLRESIDENEEAQAFLKQEEEGHFAESPQDDEDHSTRHPPTTAPKGLSNRFWISAAVNTVSTAAIVFINKRIFQTASLRHAQVTFAAFHFFITFLLLYLVSRPTINLFPAKKLDIYTLLPLAAAMIFNVVLPNASLAYSSIQFYQVARVLLTPCVAGLNFVLYQQRIPRLAAWTLVPVCCGVAVVSYYDTMKKTGQKEVQIQTTTRPLGVFFAITGVVASSLYTVWIKFYHGKLECSSMQLLMNQAPISVVMMLYVVPFADDVTVWRDVGGGVYGLIGVSGLLACLINLSQFVIINEAGPVSSTVVGHFKTCLVIAMGWMVSGKSLIDGSLLGIALAVGGIISYSYVMQKQQTRG; encoded by the exons ATGGAGCAGGAAAAGAAGTTGAGAGAGTCAATTGACGAGAATGAAGAGGCGCAAGCTTTTCtcaagcaagaagaggaaggccaTTTCGCAGAATCACCacaagatgatgaagaccaCTCGACGCGACATCCTCCCACGACTGCGCCAAAAGGACTTAGCAATCGCTTCTGGATCAGTGCGGCCGTCAATACCGTGTCCACCGCAGCCATC GTCTTCATCAACAAACGCATCTTCCAAACCGCCTCCCTCCGCCACGCCCAAGTCACCTTCGCAgccttccacttcttcataacgttcctcctcctctaccTCGTCTCCCGGCCGACGATCAACCTCTTCCCAGCGAAGAAACTAGACATTTACACTTTACTCCCACTCGCCGCTGCGATGATTTTCAACGTTGTTCTACCAAACGCTTCGCTCGCCTATTCCAGTATACAATTCTATCAAGTCGCTCGCGTCCTTTTGACGCCTTGTGTCGCGGGACTGAATTTTGTGTTGTATCAACAACGGATACCGCGGTTGGCGGCTTGGACTCTTGTGCCGGTTTGTTGCGGGGTGGCGGTTGTTTCGTATTATGATACTATGAAGAAGACGGGACAGAAAGAGGTGCAGATACAGACTACGACGAGACCGCTTGGTGTTTTCTTTGCGATTACGGGTGTTGTGGCGAGTTCGTTGTATACGGTCTGGATCAAATTTTATCATGGGAAGTTGGAGTGTTCGAGTATGCAGTTGTTGATGAATCAGGCGCCGATTAGtgtggtgatgatgttgtATGTTGTACCTTTTGCGGATGATGTTACGGTTTGGAGGGATGTGGGAGGGGGTGTTTATGGGTTGATTGGAGTT AGCGGACTTCTGGCTTGTTTGATCAATCTTTCGCAATTTGTGATCATCAATGAGGCGGGACCGGTGAGCAGCACTGTTGTGGGGCACTTCAAAACTTGCTTGGTCATTGCTATGGGATGGATGGTTTCGGGCAAGTCTTTGATTGATGGGAGTCTGCTGGGGATTGCTTTGGCTGTGGGCGGCATCATCTC GTACTCTTACGTgatgcagaagcagcagacgcgAGGATGA